The Ananas comosus cultivar F153 linkage group 2, ASM154086v1, whole genome shotgun sequence genome contains a region encoding:
- the LOC109706653 gene encoding uncharacterized protein LOC109706653, with protein sequence MKASIKFREEQKPLVRAKVPISVLGLPFVSGLAVGDAKELRLDLATAFDFGPSLRVSYRPNDPWNPFSLVLKTGAGVLGSPAAAPFAMSAEFNLLGRGAGAGPSFSVLFKPRFGDFAIKKSTRSDASAFSPAVTKGAVLGDANGEGSIDGSDAPVIGFRPFDNGIHKAANGFPASVTASRGGISGLLSGMEVAARSVLPLRGGAAVRFRWGLHIPPELRAALSGDSAKVPMAGVSLSKIPLLAMSKVSIEHVAHAEKAREEAEKRKAATAAAEEEAVRGQLEALQAESRLLRRAVEELRTEIRSGRAGPATGGQFSGSADLGKGGHAASATSAAAKSDRRPNGKAGDNPGKTVAAEDVNEELRKALDARRSLK encoded by the coding sequence ATGAAGGCCTCGATCAAGTTCCGCGAGGAGCAGAAGCCTCTGGTGCGCGCGAAGGTCCCCATCAGCGTCCTCGGCCTCCCCTTCGTCTCCGGCCTCGCCGTGGGCGACGCCAAGGAGCTCCGCCTCGACCTGGCCACCGCCTTCGACTTCGGCCCCTCGCTCCGCGTCTCCTACCGCCCCAACGATCCCTGGAACCCCTTCTCCCTCGTCCTCAAGACCGGCGCCGGCGTGCTCGgatcccccgccgccgcccccttCGCCATGTCCGCCGAGTTCAACCTCCTCGgccgcggcgccggcgccgggcCGAGCTTCTCCGTCCTCTTCAAGCCCCGATTCGGCGACTTCGCCATCAAAAAATCCACCCGATCCGACGCCTCCGCCTTCTCTCCCGCCGTCACGAAGGGCGCCGTCCTAGGCGACGCGAACGGCGAGGGATCGATCGACGGCTCAGATGCGCCGGTCATCGGGTTCCGGCCGTTCGACAACGGGATCCACAAGGCGGCTAACGGGTTCCCGGCGAGCGTCACCGCATCGAGGGGCGGGATCAGCGGCTTGCTCTCGGGCATGGAGGTCGCCGCGAGGAGCGTCCTCCCGCTGCggggcggcgccgccgtgaGGTTCCGGTGGGGGCTGCATATCCCGCCGGAGCTCCGCGCCGCGCTCTCCGGCGACTCTGCTAAGGTTCCGATGGCGGGGGTCTCCCTCAGCAAGATCCCGCTGCTCGCTATGAGCAAGGTCTCGATCGAGCACGTGGCGCACGCGGAGAAGGCGAGGGAGGAAGCGGAGAAGAGGaaggcggccacggcggcggcggaggaggaggcggtgaGGGGCCAATTGGAGGCACTGCAGGCCGAGAGCCGGCTACTGAGGAGGGCGGTGGAGGAGCTCAGGACGGAGATCCGCAGCGGAAGGGCGGGTCCTGCCACCGGAGGCCAATTCTCCGGCAGTGCTGACCTTGGGAAGGGTGGACACGCGGCATCTGCAACTTCGGCTGCAGCGAAGAGTGATCGGCGCCCTAATGGGAAGGCTGGGGATAATCCCGGGAAGACAGTGGCGGCGGAGGACGTGAACGAGGAGCTGAGGAAGGCTCTGGATGCGCGGCGGAGTCTAAAATGA
- the LOC109724510 gene encoding enoyl-[acyl-carrier-protein] reductase [NADH] 1, chloroplastic-like: MAIFTAGSLQMAATKPCLPHSSTKSILGAAIDGKGTNQVKLGSPCYISSIKTLCKSSTSVPRRFSSITPRAVSSEGGKELPSGLPIDLRGKRAFIAGVADDNGYGWAIAKALAAAGAEILVGTWVPALTIFETSLRRGKFDESRRLANGSLMEIIKVYPLDAVYDSFEDVPEDVRTNKRYSGASNWTVKEVVESIKNDFGSVDILVHSLANGPEVTKPLLETSRRGYLAAISASSYSFVSLLQHFLPIMNPGGASISLTYIASEKTIPGYGGGMSSAKAALESDTRVLAFEAGRKGKIRVNTISAGPLGSRAAKAIGFIEKMIDYSYANAPLQKELSADEVGNVAAFLVSPLASAITGSVVYVDNGLNIMGLATDSPALSV, encoded by the exons ATGGCAATCTTCACTGCTGGGAGCTTGCAAATGGCAGCTACAAAGCCATGCCTTCCTCATTCTTCTACCAAGTCCATACTGGGCGCTGCAATTGATGGAAAAGGCACGAACCAAGTGAAACTTGGAAGCCCCTGTTATATTTCATCTATAAAAACTCTTTGCAAGAGTTCAACATCAGTCCCTCGGAGGTTCAGCAGTATCACACCAAGAGCTGTTTCTAGTGAAGGGGGAAAAGAACTTCCTTCCGGATTGCCCATTGATCTGCGAG GTAAAAGGGCTTTTATTGCTGGTGTAGCTGATGATAATGGCTATGGCTGGGCAATAGCTAAAGCTCTTGCTGCTGCTGGCGCCGAGATTCTTGTTGGTACATGGGTTCCT GCTCTTACTATTTTTGAGACAAGCCTAAGACGGGGTAAATTTGATGAGTCACGCCG GTTGGCTAACGGTTCTCTGATGGAAATTATAAAAGTATACCCGCTAGATGCAGTTTATGATAGCTTTGAGGACGTACCTGAAGAT GTTAGAACAAACAAACGGTATTCGGGTGCTTCAAATTGGACTGTCAAG GAAGTAGTCGAGTCAATCAAGAATGATTTTGGAAGTGTTGATATCCTTGTGCATTCTTTAGCAAATGGACCGGAG GTCACTAAGCCACTCCTAGAGACATCAAGGAGAGGATACCTTGCAGCTATATCTGCATCTAGTTACTCCTTTGTTTCATTGCTCCAACACTTCCTTCCAATAATGAATCCAG GTGGTGCTTCAATCTCCTTGACGTACATTGCTTCTGAAAAGACAATACCTGG GTATGGGGGAGGCATGAGTTCGGCAAAAGCTGCCTTAGAAAGTGATACCAGA GTGCTAGCTTTTGAAGCAGGAAGAAAAGGGAAAATTAGAGTAAATACCATATCTGCAG GTCCATTGGGAAGCCGTGCTGCGAAAGCCATTGGATTCATTGAGAAGATGATAGATTATTCATATGCTAATGCACCACTGCAGAAAGAATTATCGGCAG ATGAAGTCGGAAATGTGGCAGCATTTTTGGTTTCCCCTCTGGCTTCGGCGATAACTGGCTCTGTTGTTTATGTCGACAACGGGTTGAATATTATGGGACTTGCTACGGACAGCCCGGCATTGTCGGTGTAG